In Candidatus Eisenbacteria bacterium, a single genomic region encodes these proteins:
- a CDS encoding segregation/condensation protein A, whose amino-acid sequence MVRLERFEGPLDLLLHLIKRDEIDIYDIPIAHITRQYLAYLDLMRSFDLDVAGEFLVMAATLMRIKAKMLLPQPAVGEEEDEGDPREQLVQRLIEYRQFKEAAGTLKVREDDRRKLFERGMVPGEEEAGPRPLAPATLFDLLDALNRVLSRMPERVVYEVQGEVYDLDDKMAFITRLTHEQNGVSFATLIARCRGRAEVIVTFIALLELIKLGQVAAVQSEAFGEIAIVARAPEGSSDHASETSPGGA is encoded by the coding sequence ATGGTGCGACTCGAGCGCTTCGAGGGTCCGCTCGACCTGCTGCTGCATCTCATCAAGCGCGACGAGATCGACATCTACGACATTCCGATCGCGCACATCACGCGGCAGTATCTGGCCTACCTCGATCTGATGCGCTCCTTCGATCTCGACGTGGCGGGCGAGTTCCTGGTGATGGCCGCCACGCTCATGCGCATCAAAGCGAAGATGCTGCTGCCGCAGCCGGCGGTGGGCGAGGAGGAGGACGAGGGCGATCCTCGCGAACAACTGGTTCAGCGCCTCATCGAGTACCGGCAGTTCAAAGAGGCGGCCGGCACGTTGAAGGTGCGCGAGGACGACCGCCGCAAGCTGTTCGAGCGCGGAATGGTGCCGGGCGAAGAGGAAGCCGGTCCGCGACCGCTCGCGCCCGCGACGCTGTTCGACCTCCTCGATGCGCTCAACCGCGTGTTGTCGCGGATGCCCGAGCGTGTCGTGTACGAGGTGCAGGGCGAGGTCTACGACCTCGATGACAAGATGGCATTCATCACCCGACTCACTCACGAACAGAACGGCGTGTCGTTCGCGACGCTGATCGCGCGATGCCGCGGGCGCGCCGAGGTCATCGTGACCTTCATTGCCCTGCTCGAGCTGATCAAGCTCGGTCAGGTGGCCGCAGTGCAGAGCGAGGCGTTTGGCGAGATCGCGATCGTCGCCCGCGCCCCCGAGGGGAGTTCCGACCATGCCTCCGAGACATCTCCAGGCGGCGCTTGA
- the trpS gene encoding tryptophan--tRNA ligase, giving the protein MRPTGRLHLGNYVGALENWVRLQDAGWTNYLMVADWHMLTTGFEDTSQLQDHILDMVLDWLAAGLDPARSVMFVQSAVKEHAELHLLLSMLVSKARLERIPTLKEQVRDLGLEEATISYGHLGYSVLQAADILLYRATHVPVGEDQVPHVELTRELARRFNFTYCQDRAPVFVEPDVLLTDFARLRGLDGNRMSKSVGNTILLAEEPEAIVARVKSAYTDPKKLRANDPGRPEPDPADGHPGCVVYEYHRKFNSAGAASVAERCRKGELACVPDKRELAQILTDALAPIRERRERWARDLDAVHDVIRDGNQRAREIATVTLEAARAAMGLSARAGTWA; this is encoded by the coding sequence ATGCGCCCGACCGGCCGGCTGCATCTCGGCAACTACGTCGGGGCGCTCGAGAACTGGGTGCGGCTGCAGGACGCAGGCTGGACCAACTACCTGATGGTCGCGGACTGGCACATGCTCACCACCGGGTTCGAGGACACCTCGCAGCTCCAGGATCACATCCTCGACATGGTGCTCGACTGGCTCGCCGCCGGGCTCGATCCGGCGCGCAGCGTGATGTTCGTGCAGTCGGCGGTGAAGGAGCACGCGGAGCTGCACCTGCTGCTCTCGATGCTGGTCAGCAAGGCGCGACTCGAACGCATTCCGACGCTCAAGGAACAGGTGCGTGACCTGGGACTCGAAGAAGCGACGATCTCCTACGGGCACCTCGGCTACTCGGTGCTGCAGGCCGCCGACATCCTTCTCTACCGCGCGACCCACGTGCCGGTCGGCGAGGACCAGGTGCCGCACGTCGAGCTGACGCGCGAGCTGGCGCGACGCTTCAATTTCACCTACTGCCAGGACCGCGCTCCGGTGTTCGTCGAGCCCGACGTGCTGCTGACCGATTTCGCTCGCCTGCGCGGCCTCGACGGCAATCGCATGAGCAAGTCGGTCGGTAACACGATCCTGCTCGCCGAGGAGCCGGAAGCAATCGTGGCCAGGGTCAAGAGTGCCTACACCGACCCGAAGAAGCTGCGCGCGAACGATCCCGGACGCCCGGAGCCGGATCCTGCGGACGGGCATCCGGGCTGCGTGGTGTACGAGTACCACCGCAAGTTCAATTCTGCAGGCGCCGCGTCAGTCGCCGAGCGCTGCCGAAAAGGCGAGCTGGCGTGCGTGCCCGACAAGCGCGAGCTCGCGCAGATCCTGACCGACGCACTGGCGCCGATCCGCGAGCGCCGCGAGCGCTGGGCTCGCGATCTGGACGCGGTCCACGATGTCATTCGCGACGGAAATCAGCGCGCGCGAGAGATCGCGACCGTGACGCTCGAGGCGGCGCGCGCGGCGATGGGCCTGAGCGCCCGAGCGGGGACGTGGGCATGA